From Eleftheria terrae, the proteins below share one genomic window:
- a CDS encoding porin has product MNRIQLLAAAAALTCASSAFADIKNVDIYGVVAFGLMSTENKLGKRTDEVLNESRIGFRGSKDLGKFPGTKFIWQLETGFLGPNGLSAKTYESGTLGTRDTWAGLEGNFGKLRIGRLLTPYGETLDWPFANGGVNPLVEATSVPGGGSYVRVSDQLRWDSPKFGDFTVSASFGRGDRNAEKDNDFIQRKSRSASIVGHYSIAGATLHAGYEYNRGRSAANGDMEQVGSHSSNWLLAAQSPTFNGFSLYGAWLRGASDVKESFKAGDVTYTPGDYDRDTWQLALQWANADWVLKASHARNDDLDGPVTDKGGHISAVQALYIVDPSLVVFGRYVKASNPATTAGWWNKSRVLLGLEYAF; this is encoded by the coding sequence ATGAACCGCATCCAACTGCTGGCCGCCGCGGCCGCCTTGACCTGCGCCTCCTCGGCCTTTGCCGACATCAAGAACGTCGACATCTACGGCGTCGTGGCTTTCGGGCTGATGTCCACCGAGAACAAGCTGGGCAAGCGCACCGACGAAGTGCTCAACGAGTCGCGCATCGGCTTTCGCGGCTCCAAGGACCTGGGCAAGTTCCCCGGAACCAAGTTCATCTGGCAGTTGGAGACCGGCTTCCTGGGCCCCAACGGGCTCTCGGCGAAGACCTATGAGTCCGGCACCCTCGGCACGCGGGACACCTGGGCGGGCCTGGAAGGCAATTTCGGCAAGCTGCGCATCGGCCGCTTGCTGACCCCTTATGGCGAAACGCTCGACTGGCCGTTCGCCAACGGCGGCGTGAACCCGCTGGTGGAGGCGACCAGCGTGCCGGGCGGCGGCTCCTACGTGCGGGTGTCCGACCAGCTGCGCTGGGACTCGCCGAAGTTCGGGGATTTCACCGTGTCGGCGTCCTTCGGCCGCGGCGACCGCAACGCGGAAAAGGACAACGACTTCATCCAGCGCAAGTCGCGCTCGGCCTCCATCGTGGGGCACTACTCGATCGCCGGCGCCACGCTGCATGCAGGCTACGAGTACAACCGCGGTCGCTCCGCAGCCAACGGCGACATGGAACAGGTTGGCAGCCATTCGTCCAACTGGTTGCTGGCGGCCCAGAGCCCGACCTTCAACGGCTTCTCGCTGTACGGCGCCTGGCTGCGCGGCGCTTCTGACGTGAAGGAATCGTTCAAGGCAGGCGATGTGACCTACACCCCCGGCGACTACGACCGCGACACCTGGCAGCTGGCGCTGCAGTGGGCCAATGCCGACTGGGTGCTCAAGGCCAGCCACGCCCGCAACGACGACCTGGACGGCCCGGTCACCGACAAGGGCGGCCACATCAGCGCGGTGCAGGCGCTCTACATCGTCGACCCCTCGCTGGTGGTCTTCGGGCGCTACGTGAAGGCCTCCAACCCCGCCACCACCGCTGGCTGGTGGAACAAGTCGCGGGTCCTGTTGGGCCTCGAGTACGCCTTCTGA